From Pleurodeles waltl isolate 20211129_DDA chromosome 1_1, aPleWal1.hap1.20221129, whole genome shotgun sequence, a single genomic window includes:
- the LOC138300141 gene encoding myb-related transcription factor, partner of profilin-like, producing MENAGQETPHRDPNQTSTNQDGPAKPQGKEQSKRKCCFSEEKNDILVREVTEHQHQLFVISKLSISRKEAVCQSIFNKVNSVTMLKRSGTDCKTCWHNCKGRSKEKLSRNQKAELQTVGESPAPQEDLNELKDMVTVIIAEELVTGVAEQDSADFQDLPQMQEDEALAPAELPVLDCSDDVDDQLPTIDAETLQEVLCSFQTSSLVTGRTHSVTGSPHEPPNNQHTALTSPAIALDSEDPDITFQRTTLGVQWELAQQVRVGMETMAGSLEGVQRHPLSSTWTRAVLGPHSCCPEAEAGIIALPKWQQHD from the exons atggagaatgcaggacaggagaCACCCCATAGAGATCCCAATCAAACCAGTACAAACCAGGACGGACCAGCAAAACCCCAGGGGAAGGAGCAAAGTAAGcgtaagtgttgcttcagtgaggagaaaaatgacatcttggtcagagaggtgacggagcaccaacaccagctctttgtcatctCCAAATTGTCAATAAGTAGGAAGGAGGCCGTATGTCAGTCAATCttcaataaagtcaacagtgtgacaATGTTGAAGAGGTCTGGCACAGATTGTAAGAcctgctggcacaattgcaagggCAGAAGTAAAGAGAAATtgtccaggaaccaaaaggcagaacTGCAGACTGTAGGTGAAAGTCCCGCACCTCAGGAGGACCTGAATGAGCTGAAGGATATGGTGACAGTGATCATCGCAGAGGAGCTGGTTACCGGAGTCGcagaacaggacagcgcagactttcaAGACctgccacaaatgcagg aggatgaagccttAGCTCCTgcggagctgcctgtcctggattgttCTGATGATGTGGATGACCAACTGCCGACCATCGATGCTGAGACTCTCCAGGAAGTCCTGTGTTCCTTCCAGACATCATCTCTAGTCACTGGGAGGACGCACAGCGttacagggtctccacatgaaccacccaacaatcaacacactgcactgaccagtCCAGCcatagccctggactctgaggacccagacattacttTTCAGAGGACAAcgttaggagtccagtgggagctagcacagcaggtgcgggtgggtatggagaccatggcaggaagcctagagggagtgcaaagGCACCCACTCTCCTCTACATGGACTCGAGCAGTCCTTGGCCCacatagctgctgtcctgaggcagaggctggaataattgccctcccaaagtggcagcagcatgattga